The following are from one region of the Ignavibacteriales bacterium genome:
- a CDS encoding BamA/TamA family outer membrane protein yields MPTYLKIIFIIIFALNLSAQIIDKIDVVGNKNFTRSDYISWAKISSGNKVFPSVVDSIKKRITENLILNGYYNSDLAESKLIIQPDSQKANLFIKIEEGEPTFLKNIFLSGIAADSNIFLQDFDFLKDKIFIKSELENSISNILNYYEENGFPFSKVKITSANFFIDSLENKHYADVYLKIDTGKVSRIDKVEIKGNTKTKDYVIIRDTRISKGTLYSQKQIEEIPNKLNRLRFFDPVETPSFFFNSKNEGVLLIQLKEKETNNFDGLIGYVPGNQKEQKGYITGLVNVSLRNLFGTGRAAAFKWQRIDRYSQELEVKFLEPWVLGFPFNLNAGFLQQKQDTSYVQRKFEGAVEFLASEDLSASVTIAAESVIPTESDYSVFTVYNSSSLTTGLSVKIDSRDDYYSPTKGIYFLNSYSFSQKKINGPEKYFTSTLIRNINLQRFAIDFQLYQEIIKRQVVAIGIHGREMQGTFFEVSDLFKLGGTNTLRGYRENQFLGNRLLWSNLENRFLLSKRTYAFLFFDSGYYLRNADSKTTVPKISSIKLGYGLGLNIETGLGVLSVSYALANGDSFGQGKIHFGLINEF; encoded by the coding sequence ATGCCAACTTATCTTAAAATCATATTCATCATTATTTTTGCACTGAATTTATCAGCACAAATAATTGATAAAATTGATGTGGTTGGCAATAAGAATTTTACGCGCAGCGATTACATTAGTTGGGCGAAAATTAGTTCTGGCAATAAAGTGTTTCCTTCTGTTGTTGATTCAATTAAAAAAAGAATTACTGAGAATTTAATTCTAAACGGTTATTATAATTCAGATCTCGCAGAATCAAAACTTATTATTCAACCAGATTCACAGAAAGCAAATCTCTTTATCAAAATAGAAGAAGGTGAGCCAACATTTCTAAAGAATATTTTTCTTTCTGGTATTGCTGCTGATTCAAATATTTTCTTGCAAGATTTTGATTTTTTGAAAGATAAAATTTTTATCAAATCAGAGTTAGAGAACAGCATTTCCAATATTCTAAATTATTACGAAGAGAATGGTTTTCCGTTTTCCAAAGTTAAAATTACATCAGCAAACTTTTTTATCGATTCACTTGAAAACAAGCATTATGCTGATGTTTACCTAAAGATTGATACTGGCAAAGTTAGCAGGATTGACAAAGTTGAAATAAAGGGAAATACAAAAACAAAGGACTATGTTATTATTCGGGATACCAGAATTTCCAAAGGCACACTTTACTCGCAAAAACAAATTGAAGAAATTCCGAATAAACTGAATCGACTTCGTTTCTTTGATCCAGTTGAAACACCATCATTCTTTTTTAATTCCAAAAATGAAGGAGTGCTCCTTATTCAATTAAAGGAAAAGGAAACAAATAATTTTGATGGACTTATCGGTTACGTTCCGGGAAATCAGAAAGAACAAAAAGGATACATAACCGGACTTGTAAATGTTAGTCTGCGTAACTTATTTGGAACTGGTAGGGCAGCAGCTTTTAAGTGGCAGAGAATCGATAGATATTCACAAGAGCTGGAGGTGAAATTTCTTGAGCCCTGGGTGTTAGGTTTTCCTTTTAATCTCAATGCTGGCTTCCTTCAACAAAAGCAGGATACTTCATACGTCCAGAGAAAATTTGAAGGAGCAGTAGAATTTCTTGCATCGGAAGATTTATCTGCTTCCGTTACTATTGCAGCAGAATCTGTAATTCCAACTGAATCCGACTACTCTGTTTTTACAGTTTACAATTCATCTTCATTAACTACTGGATTGAGTGTTAAGATCGACTCCCGCGATGATTATTATTCACCAACAAAAGGAATATACTTTCTTAATAGCTATTCCTTTAGCCAAAAAAAAATAAACGGACCGGAGAAATATTTTACTTCAACTTTAATACGCAACATAAATCTTCAACGCTTTGCTATTGATTTTCAATTATACCAGGAGATTATTAAAAGACAGGTTGTTGCAATTGGAATCCATGGTAGAGAAATGCAAGGGACTTTTTTTGAAGTCAGCGATTTATTTAAACTTGGTGGTACAAATACATTACGCGGTTATAGAGAAAATCAATTTCTTGGGAATCGTTTACTTTGGTCGAATCTTGAGAATCGTTTTCTTCTTTCCAAAAGAACATATGCCTTTTTATTTTTCGATTCTGGGTATTATCTTCGTAATGCCGATTCTAAAACAACTGTTCCGAAAATTTCATCTATAAAATTGGGATATGGTTTGGGATTAAATATAGAAACCGGATTAGGAGTTCTTTCAGTTAGTTATGCTCTTGCAAATGGAGATTCATTCGGACAAGGGAAAATACATTTTGGTTTGATAAATGAATTCTAA
- a CDS encoding GWxTD domain-containing protein, which yields MKSLLILLLVLSLPVIAQVENSKKGVGLLPIFYYDALNFRSAQTGKTRMDVYVEVPYKVIQFVKSIDGFKAGYSVTISILDEANEKLITEKTWNESVSSKNFSTTESQNNYFISTKSFDLSPNNYTIRTEVEDQDSKKNYVRTDKFTLRDLAGTIAISDLILILNKVEVNGKKQIVPNIARNVAAQKEGLSLYFEIYSDTVRNLQVEYLISDKQGEKIFSAKVTQNLHSGVNNIDYTLKNPELSMGEYKLNVNIFDSNDKLITTAVKSFFSKWIGIPGSVRDLDKAVDQMMYISRESELDFIKDAPNKDEKLKRYLDYWRAKDPTPQTDENEIFEEYYRRIEYSTEHFKHYIEGWKTDMGMIYTTLGPPNNVERHPFEYDSKPYEVWDYYDISRQFIFVDETGFGDYRLITPVYGSWWKYRP from the coding sequence ATGAAATCATTATTAATTTTGCTTTTGGTTCTAAGTCTTCCAGTAATTGCGCAAGTAGAAAATTCTAAAAAAGGTGTGGGGCTGCTGCCAATTTTTTATTATGATGCATTGAACTTCCGCAGCGCTCAAACCGGAAAAACCAGAATGGATGTTTACGTGGAAGTACCCTACAAAGTAATTCAATTTGTTAAATCAATAGATGGTTTTAAAGCTGGTTATTCGGTTACAATTTCCATCCTGGATGAAGCTAATGAAAAACTAATTACTGAAAAAACCTGGAATGAATCGGTTAGCTCTAAAAATTTTTCAACTACAGAATCCCAGAATAATTATTTCATAAGTACAAAATCATTTGATCTATCACCAAACAATTATACTATCCGCACCGAAGTTGAGGACCAGGATTCTAAAAAAAATTATGTAAGGACAGATAAATTTACTTTAAGAGATTTGGCTGGAACAATTGCCATAAGCGATTTAATTCTAATCTTAAACAAAGTTGAAGTTAATGGTAAAAAACAAATAGTGCCTAACATTGCCAGAAACGTTGCCGCTCAAAAAGAAGGATTGAGCTTATACTTTGAAATTTATTCCGATACTGTACGTAATCTTCAGGTTGAATATTTAATTTCTGATAAACAGGGTGAAAAAATTTTTTCTGCAAAAGTGACGCAGAATTTACATTCCGGCGTTAATAATATTGACTACACATTAAAAAATCCAGAGTTAAGTATGGGTGAGTATAAACTTAATGTGAATATATTTGATAGCAATGATAAGTTAATTACAACCGCAGTAAAATCTTTCTTTTCAAAATGGATTGGAATTCCAGGTTCAGTTAGAGACCTAGATAAAGCTGTTGACCAGATGATGTATATTTCCAGAGAATCGGAACTGGATTTTATTAAAGATGCTCCAAATAAGGATGAAAAACTGAAACGATATTTAGATTATTGGCGTGCAAAAGATCCAACACCGCAGACCGATGAAAATGAAATTTTTGAAGAGTACTACAGAAGGATAGAATATTCCACTGAGCATTTTAAGCATTACATTGAAGGATGGAAAACTGATATGGGAATGATTTATACTACTCTTGGTCCACCAAATAATGTGGAACGACATCCGTTTGAGTATGATTCCAAACCTTATGAAGTATGGGACTATTACGATATTAGCCGACAGTTTATTTTTGTTGATGAAACTGGTTTTGGAGATTATAGATTAATAACTCCGGTTTATGGCAGTTGGTGGAAATATAGACCATAA
- a CDS encoding PfkB family carbohydrate kinase — protein MILTITLNPLLERRLVFPAIQLGASQKAEKEFYTAGGKGINVSRELDLLSIKNLAFTFLGGNNGRIMKNLLAQEHINFTSIQTKNETREATLVIEENEIRITTFFGPNAQITNEEVDEFKIKLKKMIENCEIVVFSGSSPCEKTDSIFPFGIEAANEFDKISICDTYGKHLQNCIEKSPTIIHNNLQEIKSSLNIRLSEEKEILEYLQNLYNKNIKQVYLTNGSSPVYASNFDFNFKAETPIINEVDSTGSGDAFVAGIIYGTHQSLTFEETLKTAISLGTINAARWDVCNIKLEDVALLKDEIKIETIGKKMRIED, from the coding sequence ATGATTCTTACAATAACTCTCAACCCGCTATTGGAGCGCCGACTCGTTTTTCCTGCAATTCAGTTGGGGGCTTCACAGAAAGCTGAAAAAGAATTTTACACTGCCGGAGGCAAAGGAATTAATGTTAGCAGGGAGTTAGACCTTCTAAGCATAAAAAATCTTGCATTTACTTTTCTTGGCGGCAACAATGGTAGAATAATGAAAAATCTTTTGGCACAAGAGCATATCAACTTTACCTCAATTCAAACTAAAAATGAAACCCGTGAAGCAACTTTGGTTATTGAAGAAAATGAAATCCGCATTACAACTTTCTTTGGTCCGAATGCACAAATTACAAATGAAGAAGTCGATGAATTCAAAATTAAATTAAAAAAGATGATTGAGAATTGTGAGATTGTTGTCTTTTCCGGAAGCTCACCTTGTGAAAAAACAGATAGTATTTTTCCTTTCGGTATTGAAGCAGCAAACGAGTTCGACAAAATTTCAATATGCGATACATACGGAAAGCATTTGCAAAATTGTATTGAGAAAAGCCCGACAATCATTCACAACAATTTACAGGAAATTAAAAGCTCACTTAATATCAGATTATCTGAAGAAAAAGAAATCCTGGAGTATCTCCAGAATCTTTACAATAAGAATATAAAACAAGTTTACTTAACGAATGGAAGCAGCCCGGTTTATGCCAGCAATTTCGATTTTAATTTCAAAGCAGAAACTCCAATCATAAATGAAGTTGATTCAACAGGCAGTGGCGATGCATTTGTAGCAGGAATTATTTACGGAACTCATCAATCGCTTACTTTTGAAGAAACTTTGAAAACCGCAATTTCATTGGGAACTATAAATGCAGCAAGATGGGATGTATGTAACATCAAATTAGAGGATGTTGCTTTGTTAAAAGATGAAATAAAAATTGAAACTATTGGGAAGAAAATGAGAATTGAGGATTAA